A segment of the Bdellovibrio sp. ArHS genome:
AAAAGCGTAAAAGCATCGAGGAATGTGTTCGCTTTGTTGAACCCCATGTGGATTTGATTCCCTCGTCGTTAAATAATTCGGTTTTAGAGCGAGTTTTGATGAACTCGAACCGCAATTGGTCCCAAATGGTCAAAGCCCCTTTAGAAAAAATCAAACATCGGTACGACCTGATTTTGATCGACACGGCCCCGGCCTTAAGCGCCGTGAATACGGCTGTGACAGTGGCTTCGGACGAGGTTATCCTGCCGGTCAACCCCGATAAGTTCGCCTTTCTGGGACTGCAAAAGAACCTGAATGAACTAGACGATATCAAGCAGGATTTTGACCTGGAGTTTACAAAAAAAATTCTTTTCACGAAGTTCGATGGTCGCGAAAACACCAGTCATGAACTTTTACAGAAGTGCATTGATTCTTTTGAGGATTGTCTGATGAAGGGATATATTCGAACTTCTTCAGAGGTGAAAAACACCGTGCGTTCCG
Coding sequences within it:
- a CDS encoding ParA family protein; this translates as PQKVISVQMLKGGVAKTTSVLNMGLRAAMYGARVLFVDLDQQANLSFALGVEDEALPVWVDIAEKRKSIEECVRFVEPHVDLIPSSLNNSVLERVLMNSNRNWSQMVKAPLEKIKHRYDLILIDTAPALSAVNTAVTVASDEVILPVNPDKFAFLGLQKNLNELDDIKQDFDLEFTKKILFTKFDGRENTSHELLQKCIDSFEDCLMKGYIRTSSEVKNTVRSGKGLFAGKSPAKADYDFVTREMLGFI